The Culex pipiens pallens isolate TS chromosome 2, TS_CPP_V2, whole genome shotgun sequence DNA window AACCCGTACGCGGTGTGCCTGCTAATCTAATTCTCACTTGCGCTCTAGGATCTCGATGTGAATGGGCCCCTGCTGACACCGACGATACCGAACTCCGTATTCTATACCCAGTTTCGGGGTCATCAGGCACGAAAGGTGTTGCGTTGGCAGCGGTTCACAAAGACTTGTAGCTTCGACGTGTTCTGGCTCGATACGCACCAGGTCTCACTCCCGTAGAGCAGCGATtttcaacgggggtaccgggcctacttgatttacatggcagggggtaccggcctagaagaaggttgagaatcgctgccgtAGAGCAACACCGACTTGACGTTCGAGTTGAAGATCCGTAGTTTTGTGCACAAGCTGATTTGATTTCATCGCCACAAGGTGCGCAGGCTACCAAGGTACTTGAGAGTAACGACCTTCTCTACGCTTTAACCAGCTACCGTGAAGCCGCGTTAGACGTTCCGTGTTCACTGCCATCGACATAGTCTTGGAAACATTGACTTTCAGACCCGCCACCGAGGAGCATGCAGCTAGGTCGTCCAGCTTGTTCTGCATGTCGTTTCCTCCCTGCGAGAACAGCACAATGTCATCCGCAGGTCGAGGTCATTAACCTGTTCTTGGATGACACGAAGTGTCACTATGTGATTCACGCATGATCGGCCGCTGCCGAATCCCGCTAGCTGCCGTCGAAGATTCGATTTGATCCTATACGAGATCACCTTGCAGAGGACGCCAGTTGTCGCAGTTGGTGAGGTCACCCTTCTTAGGAACCTTTACCAAAATGCTCCAGTCGGCCGGAAGTCACGGTTTCCCAGATTTTGTTGAAAAGCCGATGCAGCATCCAAGTTGACTTATGAGCGTTAGCTTTGAGCATTTCTGCGGAGATCCGATCTATCCCTGTCGCTTTTCCAGACTTCATATATTTCACGGTTTCCTCAATCTCCCTCAGCGTAGGTGGACTGAAGTTCACCCAGTTGATCCGCCTAACATTTAGCGGGCTTGGACGTAGATGCGAGATTTGTATCAGCTGTTCAAAATGCTTGAACAATTGCGGAATGCGCCTATTCGTCCATTTTTTCGTGAAGATAATCATCACATCCCTCAGCAGACGGCTACCGAACTTCCGCTTCAACTTCACCTAGAATGCTTCCTTCTTGTGTGGGCAATAGACTTTCAAAATGTGATAGTTGGAGGAGTAGGCCCTAATCCTCAGCCATCGATCGTTGATAGCCTCCCAGTATATTCAGAACATCGCACTCTTTAAGCCCTTCTGCTTTACTGCAATACCAACGAAGTAGCGGTGTTTAGTTCGTTCAACAGAGCGTATGCTCGAATCAATTGATacgtagcgatctgcagttcaaTGTTCCGAGTTCCCAATCAGTGTCCTTTTCATGCCTAGGTTAATGTCGttcggggtttttttttagaCTCGAACATTAGGAGCTTTCTCAAGAAATGATCACTCGTGCCAACGCTTAAAAAGTAACACCTAGTAGCTTTTATTCGTAATCCTTACACTTAAGTTGATGATACTCTCAATGTAGTTGGCTCAGAACAAAAAAAGGGCATAATAATTAAACTGGACAATATCTTACCCGAAGCTTTACGCGATCTGCACCCCGCTCTGGGCGCAGTACTTTTGCAGCGCTTCCTGGTGGGCGGCCGGTAGCGACGCTACCAGCGCGCCAATCTTACCTGGATTGCTCTGGGCGAGCTTGCCGAGATGCTGCACCAGGAACTGCCGGATGTTCGAGATCTCCGGCAGCGGATCGATCGGCTTGGCCTGGGCAAAGTTGAGCTGCGAGTAGGCGGCCTGGTAGCCGGGCACGTCCTCGATCTCGATGAAGGTGTCGCCGTCGATGTTGGTCTCGTCCGGGGGGAGCTCGAAGATCTGGACGACGGTCTGCAGCAGCTGGGGCCAGAACTTGACGTACGGGTCGGCGAGCATCTCGGGCGCTTCACAGAGCAGCTTGGTGATGCCCACGGAGACGATCTTCTGCTCCAGCTCGCCGGACACCTTGTTGATGTCCGGGATGAAGATTCGCTCGACGACCATTCCGAACATTCTGCGGGTAAAAGCAACTCGTCAAATTGTCTTTTTAAGGGGAGGAATTACGAGTGACTTACGAAGCCTGAATGGTGTCAATCATCTGGACTAGGGCTTGCGCCCCAGCCCGGGCCGCGTACAGACACATGTACACGATGAAGCTGCGCACGAACTTGGTCGTCTTGGACGAGCTCAACCGCTGGAACAGCAGCGAGAAGATCTGGCGCATGCTCTGGTTGAGCTCTTCGCTGCAAGATCAACCAAATTAACCTTCAAATCAACGCAAAGAAGAACCTCAAACTTACGCCGGATAGTGCAGCAGCAGATTCTGCAGCAAATAAAACCCTTCATGGTCGTTGCTCTTGGAGGCGATCATCTTCTGGAACACGCCCAGCACGCCGTTCAGCTTGCCATCGGCGCTGATTTGGGGCGAAGCTTGGCGGACAAAGGCGCACAGCAGGCGGATGAGCGGGGTTACGTTGCCGGGACGTTCCCAGAGGGCGGGCGCCAGCAGGCAGGGGAACAGCGACAGGTACGTGTCCGGGATGGAGCTCTTGCCCTCGCGGATCTCCAGGAAGAGGGAGAGCATTTGGAAAACGTACGGCATGAATTCTGGGGAtgggaaaaattattttatgttatGTCTGCTAAAGGCCGTCTACACACCTGGGGAGCTAATCAAATTTGATCCCATTTTATGAGTATCAAGTTCAAGTTTGccatatagaaaaaaaactccgaTATTCtcaaggagctattagactacaacaaacaaacaaaccaactttttgacagtttgcttgctctgtttgtttgcagaaacgtggGGCACTTCTATTCGAGAAGTTTTTCCTTAATTCGACAATGTGTTCCTTATGGgcgattttttctctttttctctctcaaGCCCAGTTAGTGAGCAGCATTTGgtaactgggctacgttctcagcccggTTATCGAACAAGTACAGtacccattttatttttttgactataacaaaatcaataattatgcgTTAATTCCTGTCAAGAGaagcttgaaaaaaattcaaaaaaaccaaattgaaaaattcaaaatataaaaaaaatcttaaagtctaaagttctaaaactctaaaattctgagttcaaaaataaaaaaatagattcaaaaattgtaacattctcaaaaccaaaattcaaaaattttaaagcttgaaaattccaaacataaaaaacagtaggtaatttttttatttttatttttatttttttttttgagggtggtccagccgcacatcgttgatgttgaaacctctaaactgggccctcgtcctgtcacgtccgtcattagtcttgtcgtacattacaactagaaccagatctgccaatgaattagtacacttcgaccaaataaacactgacgctgtatggatctgactctagaataaatgcacagttgtgtgttattcatgagtccaacttattcaattattcatttaagtccaaatattcatttgctaatgTTGTAGCTGTTGCTAGGCTAcagctaactactttggattgaaaatctaaactttaatctaaaatcctctaaacttaatgttcaaaactaaacattcctttaactgttgtagtactacttctatcaaaaacaataaaaaattatgaactgatatacaaataggatagaatcgcgattttaaaaagaaatgaccatttacgtcaaaacatccgtagttcctcgattcgcaacaatggtcgaaaCAACCATAATctgacaaccgttagttcaacagatcaacgaattttgtccgatatcattacattattgattgatcgagactctatggacaatttgacataaaagaatgcctagtattctacatcaatcaaattTTATTGGCAGCATTACTcttacttaacaattgcaactaaatttaacatcaaatagatttggaaaggatacagatttattttaaatgctaatgctaagcaacaaatcaattgtactatcctgaagtcccacctaaattccgtattgtgatagtgaaaaagtcacagaagcagcggtgtcttgtgcaattgtgatagtttcactatcggagaactacctagttcacgaagacagcttatcggtcaacgcttaagccctggggctgctacaaagcgagttctcgtagcatgaagtggtgtccatagtgcttataaaaaagaatgtatacccaaattttaactaatgcactaggatcaaatcatgccccttgactttacaaggcccagggtgaaactctaaaattcaaattcaaaaattgaaaagtttaaaaattccaaacataaaaaaaaacagtaggtaaatttagaaaaatacccAAAgtccaaattttacaaattttataaaccAAAATGCTAAagttacaaattacaaaacaacgaaaaataaaaatacataaacccaaaaatatattaataattGTGACATAAGATacaaaacaacgaaaaaaaaattaaataaagttaaaaccgaacaataatctaaaaatacataatactcaaaaaaaaatcaacagtctaaaatttaaatttaatgattcctatgttctaaaattcaaaaaacattggaatacaaaaatccaaaaatttcaaaatttacatcaaGGCATAAAAAATCACTGATTTCTAAACTTTAGATCCAAATTTAAAGattcaattgttgaaaaattcaaaactgaaaatcatgaaaaatcgtACTTCcgacaatttaaaattcaaaacatcaaaaaaatatatttctcagAGTAAATAAtgaattctaaatttaaatgtgaaaaaaaaaaacaaaacatgaaaaaatatatacataaaaaatatcttaaatctgaaaaaaaataataaaaaaacatcttaaattctgaagtctttaaatttcaaaattttaaaattcttagattgctaaaagtctaaaaacattaattcaaaattaaaaaaaaaacaaaaacaaaaagtttcaaattctaaaatttgcaggattaaaaattcaaaaatccaaaagtttagaaattcttattaaaaacacagaaattccaaaatatatcaatataggggaacagcatgtaattccagcgtgcctctaatgttgctatatcagcactttgacattcaattacagctcattaaaagctGAAAAtgtaatcgagtgataaatagctcaataagaagttaGCAAGCAAGTtattatcaaaagttttgcaaaattagttgcttaaatagtgaaaatcagcaaattggatagaGTTAGGAGCAAGTGCTTAACGGACATACCAACCAAACATACGAGGATTCCccctatatatcaaaatttgaaacgtaataaattcaaaaactcaaaaaaatctgaaattctaaatttccaaaattcaaatattctaaacaaagaaataaacttcaaaaaatatttgcatcaccaactgttgtcaagcGAACGGggttactttttagtttgacaccctttttacacggagttcacacatcctaccaaacgtttgttttgatagtgtgcgtgagcgccgtgtaaaataagacagttcgttactttttagtttgactttgaccaaccaacggaatacaaactaaaaaggtgtcaaactaaaaaatgactTACCACCGGGGGTTcagtgtttttaaatttatttctgagaaattcaaaaatcttgagatgcaaaaaacataaaactgaaattgaaaaaaatatgaaaattaaatttttaattcacagtctttttttaaatttttttattgaaaaaagaatataaaaaattataacctaaaattttattgataactaaaactgaaaaattcacagcttctgtttttttttttaaatcggagaTTCAAATCAAATATGTCTGatttctaaattgaaaaaaaaacaaaatttcaataaaaaaaattaaaaattaaaaaaatctgacattTCGAAATTctggtattaaaaaaatgtataattccaaaattcccaaaacttcaaaattcctaaattttttgaaaaatttaaaattcgtgtATTGTGAAAATACGATACGGGAGATCCGACTTACCGAGAACATCCGCCTGCAGAATGCCCTGAAACACGGGAAACAGCGCCTCCTCGAAGGAACTCACAGCGTTTGGATCCGCTTTGCACACCAACCTGAAAACGAAATCAACCATTAATTTGCGACTCTTCTTCAACCGAGATGTCCTGAAACTCACTTCACCGACAGCGACAGCGTCTCAAACAGATAGTGGTTAAAGTGGGGTTTCGAAGGATTTCGCGCCACAACGGTCAGGATCTCCGTCAACCGCGGCAGCACCACAATCATGAACGGAAGCGAAGCTTCCTGCAGCGTGTTGAGCGTGCGCATGATACACTTCATGATGTACTCGTTCTCGTTGGAACCTTGCACGGTGAAGGCGGCGAACAGGCCGGTGATGAGTTCTGCGCTTAGGGGGGTGAGAATTTCCTTTGTGACGATGGGTTTGTTGTCGCCGGGGTTCTTCATGGTGAGGATCTTGTCGATGGTGCAGGCGGCGTAGCTGTGCACGACGACGTTGCCGGCGGCGAGGTGTTTGGCGACCAGGGGGAGAGTGGCGACTATGATCTGGGGGCCGAGGATGGTGCGGAAGGCCATGATGAACTTGAGGGCGTCCGCTTTGAGGACGGGCAGTTCGTTGACGTCGGCGCGTTCGAGCTCGGGGATGATTTGCTGCTGGGTGAACTGGGGGAGCGGGACGAGTTCGGAGGTTTGGGTGACGCCGTGCTTTTGGGTGGCGCCTTTGGAGGCCATCGAGGTTACGAGGTAGATGGCGGTGTCCTTGGTTTTCCAGTTGTTGGCGGGGTTTTCGGCGTATTTGGCGAGCAGGACTTGCAGGTATTGGCCGAAGATTTCGATGATTTTGGACTCGAAGTTCTGGGAGAGGGTTTTGACGAGGTCGCAGGCCGCGCGACGTCGCGTTTCCACGTCGGAACCTTCGATGTCACGGCGGATGTACTCTTCGGGGTTGTCCTCGAACAGTTCCTCGTCGGAGACGCGGAAGTCCATGTTTGGAATGATGACCTTTTCGCAGATGCTGGCGAGGACGTTCGGATCCTCGAAGAGATGCCGGTAGTGACTTCTGTCGGCTACGGTGCTCAGGAAGTTGAGCGCGTTCGAGACGAGCGTGTCGTACTTGGTTTGGATTCCGGTGTTGACCAGCAACTCCCAGACGGCCGTCACAAACTGCGGCATGTACGGGCTAAACTCTTCGTCGTACTTTTGCGCGTACAAGCAGAGATTCTCGCAGACTTGTGAGCGTAAATGCTCAAGAACTCCGGCGTCTTCGTCTTCCGCGGTCTTCAAGCAAGGAATGTCCACCGTAAGCATCACGTGGAACGCCTTCATCCACGTCTCCATGTTGTCCTCGAAGAACTCGGGCAAGTCCTGCGAGTTCAGCGAATAAAAGACCTTGCAAACCAGCACCAACGAGCCGTAAATGATCCGCAGCGCCTCCTCATTCGCCGCATGTGCCTCCGCCAGCCCAAGCGTGGCCTGCAGCAAATCCGTCAACGGTTTCGCCAACTTGTCCAGCACAAACTTGATCTCCTCCCACAGCTCCTGTGACTTGAACTCGTACCGGTACCGCTTGAACAGCGAATGTGCCGTCTGCAGCACTCCATTTATGATGTTGAAATCCCCCGTCCCGAACTTCTCAATCATCTCGTCCATCAGCTGTGGCCATTTAAGCGGGAAGTCATACTTCCCAATGATGCTAACCGCGTCCGACAGCTGCTTCTGAATCGACGACGGCGACTTCAACATCAACGGCACGATCAAACTCTTGATCCCGTTCCTGTCCGACTCCGCCACCTTATCCGGGCCATCATTCTCCAGGTGCCAGCCCCAGTTCCGCTTCACAAAATTCTTAAACGCAATCGCCGCCGCCACCCGAATCGTAATCTCCACCTGGCCGCGGTCAATCAGATGCAAACACAGCAGCGGATAGTTCTGACTAACCTCGATGCTCTCGATGAAGCGTTCCGCTAAAAACCACCGAAGAACGAAATAAAAACGTAAATAACCCCGCGCCAACATAACCTCACACTTTTTCGTGTCCTTTCAGGATTTCTCCCGTATACTCACCGGGACGGCGCACTTCGGGGTCGGGACTCAGCGTTTGCTGCAAATAGCTCGCCAGCCGCTCGAAGTTGTTTTCGTTGATTTCCATCGTTTGGCGCCGCTTTTTTTAAACTAGAACGATTGCACCTTTGCCTTCGCAGAGCCGCCGAACAAACTTACAATATTAAATCACAACtctttttcttttaaatgcAAATTGCGGAAAAATGCACAAACTTTTGCGTCCGAAAGCGAAGGCGAACCGGCCGTTAGtgaatcttccgcggaaagtgacagatttgcaaacttttttggtgcgcAAAAAAAAGAGGGGAGTTGGGCGAATTTACCGCACGGCAGTTGTACCCACTGGGGGCAAGAGAttttaagcaaaacaatgtaaatgggccaatggtttttgattttgttttttaccgttgtaaatAGAAACTTACATCAGATCCTATTCCAaaatggaataatcgcaaaataaaatattttttgcttgtgAACTTTATTTACCCATGAACAAAAGAGTAGACAAATCAT harbors:
- the LOC120414894 gene encoding exportin-2, whose translation is MEINENNFERLASYLQQTLSPDPEVRRPAERFIESIEVSQNYPLLCLHLIDRGQVEITIRVAAAIAFKNFVKRNWGWHLENDGPDKVAESDRNGIKSLIVPLMLKSPSSIQKQLSDAVSIIGKYDFPLKWPQLMDEMIEKFGTGDFNIINGVLQTAHSLFKRYRYEFKSQELWEEIKFVLDKLAKPLTDLLQATLGLAEAHAANEEALRIIYGSLVLVCKVFYSLNSQDLPEFFEDNMETWMKAFHVMLTVDIPCLKTAEDEDAGVLEHLRSQVCENLCLYAQKYDEEFSPYMPQFVTAVWELLVNTGIQTKYDTLVSNALNFLSTVADRSHYRHLFEDPNVLASICEKVIIPNMDFRVSDEELFEDNPEEYIRRDIEGSDVETRRRAACDLVKTLSQNFESKIIEIFGQYLQVLLAKYAENPANNWKTKDTAIYLVTSMASKGATQKHGVTQTSELVPLPQFTQQQIIPELERADVNELPVLKADALKFIMAFRTILGPQIIVATLPLVAKHLAAGNVVVHSYAACTIDKILTMKNPGDNKPIVTKEILTPLSAELITGLFAAFTVQGSNENEYIMKCIMRTLNTLQEASLPFMIVVLPRLTEILTVVARNPSKPHFNHYLFETLSLSVKLVCKADPNAVSSFEEALFPVFQGILQADVLEFMPYVFQMLSLFLEIREGKSSIPDTYLSLFPCLLAPALWERPGNVTPLIRLLCAFVRQASPQISADGKLNGVLGVFQKMIASKSNDHEGFYLLQNLLLHYPAEELNQSMRQIFSLLFQRLSSSKTTKFVRSFIVYMCLYAARAGAQALVQMIDTIQASMFGMVVERIFIPDINKVSGELEQKIVSVGITKLLCEAPEMLADPYVKFWPQLLQTVVQIFELPPDETNIDGDTFIEIEDVPGYQAAYSQLNFAQAKPIDPLPEISNIRQFLVQHLGKLAQSNPGKIGALVASLPAAHQEALQKYCAQSGVQIA